The DNA window TCTCCGCAACCAGCCCCGCGTCGCGGGTTTTCTGGATCGTTTGGCCCTGGCGCCGCCCAAATCCCTGCTGCTCGAAGGCGGGACCAGGGAGGAGCGCCTTGGCCTGGCTTTGTATTGGGCCGCGCGTGTCAATTGCCGGGAAGTCCATCCGCCCTGTGGTGCCTGCCGCGTGTGCCGCCAGATCGCCGAGGACGCCTGCCGCGATCTGATCCTCGTGAACGGGGCCGAGGGCAGCATCACCATCGACACGGTACGCGACATTCGGTCCGTGCTGGGGGACGCGCCGACCGGTAACGGCCATCGCGTGGTCATTCTGGCCGAGGCCCAGGCTTTGGGCGACGCGGCGGCCAACGCCTTGCTCAAATCCTTGGAAGAACCCTGGCCCGGCAATCTTTTTCTTCTTTTGGCTCCCAATCGGGACATTCTGTTGCCCACCCTGGTTTCACGCAGTTTCGTCCTGACCCTGGGCTGGCCCAAGGCCATGGCCGAGGATTCGGACCTGCGGGATATCCTGGCCGATTTGGGCGCGTTCATCCAGACCGGCACGGGGGGATGGTTGGAGTGGACCGCCAAGAAAGGCAATGTGGATGTCGGACTGGCCCGGCGTGTGCTCCAGGAAGTGCAGCGCGCCCTGCTTCAGGCCAGCTACGGCAATCCGCTGTCGGAGCTGGCCACGGTCATGGCTCGTCGATTGGACGTGGTGGCCGTGCGCCAGGCGGGCGTTGTGGTCGAAAACGCGCTGGAAAGCCTGGATGCCAGCGCCAACCCCGCCCTGGTGCTGGAATGGGCCGCCATCCGCATCTGGGGGCTGATGCACAAATAATGCGCGAAATCATCCTTATTCAAATTTCCGGCACGGACCGCGACGGCCTCCTGGCCGGCATCATGGGCCAGCTGGCCGCGTCCGGCGTGACCATCCTGGATATCTGTCAGTCCGTCATCCATGCCGATCTGTCCTTCGGCGTGCTGATCGAAGTACCGCTCGAGCACGAGTCCTCGCCCATTTTAAAGGATTTGTTGTACTGGGCCCACAACCAGGACCTCCATCTCAAGTTCACGCCCGTTTCGGAGGACGACTACGAGAGCTGGGTCGGGATGCAGGGGCGCAAGCGTCATATCGTGACCGTGCTTGGGCGGGCCATCACCGCCGCCAATCTGGCAGCTCTGTCCGAGGTCATCACGGCCAACGGGCTGAGCGTGGACTGCATCACCCGTCTGTCCGGCCGTCGATCCCTGGTCCAGCCCCCGGCCATGCCCAGGGCCTGCCTGGAATTTTCCGTGCGCGGCACGCCGACGGATATTTCGGCCATGCGCGCCGCCTTTCTGGATTTGTCGCGGGAACAGGGCATCGACATCGGCTTTCAGGAGGACAACGCCTTCCGGCGCATCCGGCGGCTGGTCTGTTTCGACATGGATTCGACCCTGATCCAGGCCGAAGTCATCGACGAACTGGCCAAGCGGGCCGGCGTGGGCGAGCAGGTCGCGGCCATCACCGAGGCGGCCATGCGCGGCGAGCTGGATTTTTGTCAGAGCCTCAGAAAACGGGTCGGGTTTTTGAAGGGTCTGCCCGCCAGCGTGCTGGAAGACGTGGCCGCCACCCTGCCCATGACCGAAGGCGCGGAGCGGCTCATTCGTACCCTGAAGAGCCTCGGGTACACCATTGCCATTCTGTCCGGTGGATTTACTTATTTTGGGCGGCGTTTGCAGGAGCGGCTGGGTATCGATCATGTCCACGCCAACGAGCTGGAGATCAAGGACGGCGCGCTGACCGGCGGCCTGGTCGGCGAAATCGTCGACGGGCCGGGCAAGGCCAGGCGTCTCAAGGAGATCGCGGCCAAGGAGAACATTTCGCTCTCCCAGGTCATTGCCGTTGGCGATGGCGCCAATGACCTGCCCATGCTCGAC is part of the Deltaproteobacteria bacterium genome and encodes:
- a CDS encoding DNA polymerase III subunit delta', producing MSAPWLESLRNQPRVAGFLDRLALAPPKSLLLEGGTREERLGLALYWAARVNCREVHPPCGACRVCRQIAEDACRDLILVNGAEGSITIDTVRDIRSVLGDAPTGNGHRVVILAEAQALGDAAANALLKSLEEPWPGNLFLLLAPNRDILLPTLVSRSFVLTLGWPKAMAEDSDLRDILADLGAFIQTGTGGWLEWTAKKGNVDVGLARRVLQEVQRALLQASYGNPLSELATVMARRLDVVAVRQAGVVVENALESLDASANPALVLEWAAIRIWGLMHK
- the serB gene encoding phosphoserine phosphatase SerB encodes the protein MREIILIQISGTDRDGLLAGIMGQLAASGVTILDICQSVIHADLSFGVLIEVPLEHESSPILKDLLYWAHNQDLHLKFTPVSEDDYESWVGMQGRKRHIVTVLGRAITAANLAALSEVITANGLSVDCITRLSGRRSLVQPPAMPRACLEFSVRGTPTDISAMRAAFLDLSREQGIDIGFQEDNAFRRIRRLVCFDMDSTLIQAEVIDELAKRAGVGEQVAAITEAAMRGELDFCQSLRKRVGFLKGLPASVLEDVAATLPMTEGAERLIRTLKSLGYTIAILSGGFTYFGRRLQERLGIDHVHANELEIKDGALTGGLVGEIVDGPGKARRLKEIAAKENISLSQVIAVGDGANDLPMLDVAGLGIAFHAKPVVRQGAGQAISNVGLDGVLYFLGLRDRETVDQLAAQEA